In the Plasmodium gaboni strain SY75 chromosome 13, whole genome shotgun sequence genome, TCcatttattaaatcatatatatttatagtaTCATCAAAAcgttttaattttatattaattttattataattgATAAGAAGCTTTTTATTGTTTATCATGTCTGGAAAAAGGtttttaatatctttattCGTACTGTcaataaaattatattcatcaGACATTATTAAACTGTTATCTTCATATTgatcattatatttttctgTTTCATTGtaatttgtattattacattttttttcctcatatatattatttatttctacACACGTGGATGATTTGTTCTTACTATATTTTTCGTATTCattactttttatattaacaaaaCATAATTGAGAGTTTATAATATTGTCAATATtgatataattattattttcaattaAATTGTGTATTAAGTGATTATAATGATGATTTTGTGttgtaattattttattctttgTTAAATTGTTAAGattagatatattaatagAATCAAGCTTCACTTGATtgtcattattattattattgttattacTAGTAGTAGTAGTTGTTGTAGTAGTTGTTGTTGTAGTTGTTGTCGTAGTTGTTGTTGTAGTTGTTGTCGTTGTAGTTTTTGTTGTTattgatttattattaatattattatttatttcaatttttttgttcGGGTCATCCGATAAACTTATTTCTTTATGACACTCCCGTCCTACTCCTAATTTACTGACATCTATATTTGtatcctttttattttcaaatatttcaatattatcctctatttttatattctcATAAGTATTTgttaatttataattttgaaccaactgaaaatatttatttattacaataattaaataatcaaacatatttaaatttttatctAGGTTGTTTAGAAATGTTTTAAACATAAACATGCATAATATTTGTTTCTGCCTATATAGAAAGTCATCACTTTTGTCATTGATTTTATGTTTTTCATTAGTTTTATCTTTCAGATTCACTTCATTTCTATTGTTATTCAACaaattattacatatatgttGAATATATGTAGTTATTGTGCTActataattaattatatagtAATCTGCATCTATCAAAGCTATTTTATGATATTTATCATTAACCATTTTAAATGtagaaaaataaattaataaaaaaaataaaatatatatatatatatatatatatatgttttttttttatggTTAAATGTTGTCACAttgtatattttcttattttttcaaatagaaaaccaaaaaatataattaaatttaaaaaaaaaaaaaaaattacaatatataatacatatataaattaaaaaaaaaaaaaatttttaaaataaaatgaaattatattaatatttaaaaaaaaaaaaaaaaaattaaataatataaaaataatgtcATGGTTTTTTTATAGGCGTACATGttattatgaaatatattatattatactaTACGGTCTggttatatattataatattatttaattttttgtatgttatttttaatttatatatttttttttggtcgtacaaaaaaaataaaaattatcttacatatatatatatatatttatatgtatatataatatttattttatataaaaataacaaattttatatttttttaaaaaatgttgTAATATCAGcatatatgtttttatttattccAGCTTTATCTTTTATCTTATTACTTCCTtgtactttttttttgagtttacttattttcttttcttcaACATCATAATTGTATTCCTTCTTATCTTCTTCACATAAATCGAATAATGTTtcttcaaaaaaaaaaaaataaaataaaataaaataaaataaaataaaataaaaatgaaagaaCATTTATtagaataattatataatacattatttatataaattgttcattttatttctaATATGAAATTTGTATGTATAATATCTTTAcatataatcatattttatatatatatttatatgtattttttatagtGATACCTTCCTGTATATCCTCTTCGTCGAAAAAGGTCTGTCCTCtttcttcttttaataaatatatacaatctatgaaaaaataaaaaattattttatagataaaaatatatttaaatgtgCACACATGAAATTgtaaaaaaagaaaaaaatataataagtacacatatatatatatatatatatatatatttatttatttatttatttatttatttagTATCTACATAATAAGAACAAtttatttccttttatcatgtaaaattaaaacataCGAAAATTTATTcgaaatttttttttttttcaaataccttctaaaaatttatatttaattcCTTCCCTCTGTATACATGACactaaaaataaaaaaatagaaacaaaaagaatgatatacattttaaaaatttttatatataatcatttttacattcttttcatatttaGTCTAACATATGTCAAATGAAGTTATATTTCTAGCTGTGTTTTTTTCATCCTTAAATTCGATTGTTTTGTTCACCAGTTCTATTAAAAACATCAtctaaaataaaaatatatatatatatatatatatatatataatattatatatggATAGTAAGTTTATGCATCTTGTAGAAGATACaagaaattttttattgttttttttttcttctaaCCACTGctttttgaaatatattaatagCTTCATTATTAACctgaatataataaaataaaattgaatatttttaaaaataattaataaatttaaaaagaatctatatattttctatttcttttttgaATGGCGGTACCTTTTTTACGTTTCTATTTAATTgcataattttttgtattttcaTCACAGGAAATTTGGCTGTATGGTTTATAACCctacaaaaaaaaaaaaaaaaaaaaaaaaaaaaaaaaatggaaatataaaagGTTTTTTTTGAGATACATCTACATAAGTGGAAGaaacatttttatgatatatatatttttttttattttaataaacaTACAAGTCTCCtgatatattttcatttgaATGATTTTTCTGTAattgaaaaattaaaaatatatatatatatatataatacaaacTAAATAAGACATACATTTTGACAAGAATATGTAATTTACatccaaaaaaaaaaaaaaaaaaaagccTTATACACATAATgacatattaaaaattttttgCTTGCTAAATGTTACCCATTCTAATAATTCTTCgttatattttaatttcaATATTTGTGCTTGTTCCTCATATTTctataacatataaaaaaacatatggttatatttataatatatataaagggaaaatattaatattatgtctttatatattttttatattatcatttaaaacCTTTCTCTCATCTTCTGGAAGATTTTTCCATTTGTTACTTAATTCTTTTTGTATATCAGTTATTCGAATCTAATATAAAAGcagagaaaaaaaataataataataaataatatatatatatatatatattttactcccatttataatttaattatttcttattttttccCTTTTACTGTTTCCTTGTCACATTTTTGTAATAAAGTATTCTTTGCATTTTCCCTCTCGTAATTACAGaaaattaaatatgaaGATGGTGGTGCCTTGGGCTTTTTTCTAAGaattaacatatatatatatatattatatttgatgggattttaataatatatgggttagtaaattttcttttatatttaaagcATAAAATAATGTTTCCCCAgtaatacaaataatatatatgtatatatatcatataaatataattttttttttatttataagGTCATTTGagaaaattttataaaatacCTGTCCATTTTTCATCCTTTTTTTAgatagaaataaataaggATTGTGtgttttttataaaatttcacatatatatattattatagtatgaaaatatataatcGTAGAAGAGAATCactttattttattttattttattttttttttttaatatatgacaatatataataatatatatttatatatattatgtgtGTATAAAGGTATTGTTAGTAAGTATAactaaaaaaatatatgtaatatattatagtaaaataaaaaaagaaaaaaaaagaaaaagaaattattgTTAATTTGTAACATgcatacatataatatatgtaagcatttatttattgtgaataatgttatatatatatatatatatatatatatatattgatttatatttttatgtataatttaatttttttgcCTTTGAAATTTTTACGCATACTggaataaataatataaaaaaaaatatatgtatatatataatatatagtGCTTTTTTTCTATACGTATGAGCcttatgtaaatataatatatatataaataattatatttttttttaattattaataaaaattaaataaataaaattatatatatatatatatcttttttttttgatatttcttattgagatatataaaaaaaataacatacttgtatgtatatatatttttatatttatctatttattttgtattatataatatattattttattataattttttttatttaaatattaataaatggAGCCATAAAAAGAAGgattgaaaaaaaaaaaaaaaaaaaaaacaataagatagtagaaaataaaattatataataatgacttttttaaaattgACAAATCGAAAAGGGGAACGGCATGTTCAGAAGTATTTTTACAAATTAAATGCAAACAACAGAATAAATAGAATAGTAAGAGAAGTATATTTAAGAAATGATATAAGTTGTGGTATAGAGAAATGTAATATATGtgagaataataaaaagaaattattagatggagaaagaaatattttaatattagATTTGAATacattaataaaatatatggactttttatatgattgtgatattgataatattttaattccgttatctatatatgattatataaaatcgtttaataaaatcttatataagaaattaCGTAATTTGTGTTATGATATTGATGAAGAAAGTATAATAGAAGGATcatctttttcttcatcttcTTTTAATCATAATAAGCGATTTTGTGTTTTTGTCAATACATTTTGTAAATTTACTTATGTAgaagataataaagataataaagGATTTAATAAGGAATTAcaagaaattataaaaatagttATATGGTTGAAacatcataataataatttaaatataaaagttataagtaataataaattattgCAAGAAGattgttataataatgatattcCTTGTAGTACATTATTTGAATATGTAAATGAATTAATGAAAGGAAATactaataaaaaaaaaaaagaaggaaagaaatttaatatggatacattaaaaatgtattttgaggaagatatattaaatgaacataatgataataaagTGGATGATGTAGAAAGTATAAATGAACAAGAAACATATTATACTTTAAACAATTTATCATTAgataataatcataataatgataaaagACCTTTATATGAACcacatttaaataaatcaGATATGATACAAAAATTAAGggataataaaattattaagGGTGTATTTAGTGTTATATGTGTTAATAAATTAGCCTTGGTTAAATTTTCTGATCTAGATGAAATCGTTATAAGAGGCACGAAATATATGAACAGAGCTATTCATAATGATGTAGTTGCTGTTGAAATTATTGATGAACCAAATGACGATCTTTATGAAGAAGATTATCTCGAAGAACAAATAAGCCCagaagaagaagatgatgaagaaCAAGAAATAGACGTAAAGGCACAAGTAGATGTACATATAGATGTAGATGCAGAAGGAGTAGGGGAAAAGGACactataaaaataaataatattattaagGATAAAAGATTAAATggttatataaaaaatgaggatataaaagaaaaagaacatattaataatatatataataaacaaaataatcGTTTTGAAAAGGATATAATTAATTCGTAtgaaaacaaaatgaatgTTACATATAATAACCAAATGagtgaaaaaaaaaaattatatggAAAAGTTGTAGGAATTATAAGTAGATGTAGAAAAGAGTATGGAGGTATTATTAAAgaatattcaaataatttaaataatataaagaaaaaattaatgttttttaaagcttttaataataaaataccatatattatgataaaagCACAATTAGAAGAAGAGTTACGTAATAAAAGAGTTATTGTTACTATAGATAATTGGGATATATATTCAAGAAACCCTTTAGGTAGATGTATAAGTGTCTTAGGAAATTGTGATGATATAGAAACTGAAActaaattaatatataatgaatataatatatcaacTAGAGAATTTAGTGAAAATGTATATAAGTGTTTACCACCAAATAATTGGGTAATACCAGAAGAAGAATATGCAAAAAGGAATGATTTTAGAAATGTATTAACATTTAGTATTGATCCTCCAGGTTGTCAAGATATTGATGATGCTTTATCTGttgaatttttaaaagaagaagGAAATATAGAAGATggttataataatatatacagAATAGGTGTACATATAGCTGATGTATCTTATTTCGTAAAACAAAATAGTCCTATTGATTTAGAAGCTTCTAAAAGATGTACCACCgtatatttaataaatcaaaGAGTTGATATGTTACCTAAATTATTAACAACAAATTTATGTTCATTAGTAGAAGGAGAAGAACGTTTAACATATAGTTgtattttttgttttaataaaaattttgatataatagatattagtgtaaaaaaatgtataataaaaagtaataaatCCTTTTCTTATGAAGAAGCACAAAATGTAAttgatgataaaaatgatgaatCTGATACAGCAAAATCTTTAAGATTATTAAATAAGATAGCAAAAcatttaaaagaaaaatggTTAAATGATGGAGCTCTAGAATTAAGAGGTAATACAGAAGTACTATTTGAATTTGAAGCTAATGACTTTTCTAAAGCAAAAAATTTGAAACCTTATGTATGTTATGAGacaaataaattaattgAAGCATTTATGCTTTTAGCTAACCGCTCAGTAGCTAGaattatatttcaaaattttAAAGCAGCTAGTGTGTTAAGAAGACATCCACCTCCAAAAcatgaatatttaaaagaattaaatgattatttaaaaaCTATAAAAGTTTATgattttaaatataatacatcTAAAGAATTATCTCATtctattaataatattaatttaaaaaatgataatattttatctaatatattaaaagttATGGTAACCAAATGTATGAATGAAGCTGTATTTATATCAGGATATAATGtacataataatgatatgtTAAAACATTATGGTTTAGCTGCtgatatatatacattttttacATCTCCTATTAGAAGATATGCTGATATTATGGTTCACAGAAtattaaatcatatatatgaaattGAACAACTAGATACAAAATATCttgatattatttatttaaataaacaagtagcattattaaatgaaaaatacAGAAATGCAAGATTTGCATCAAGAGCTTCTGTAGATTTCTTTTCATAtctttatattaaaaaaattggTAATCAAATTACTAACGCGGTTATAacaaatttaaaaaaaaatggtaTACAGATATTTCTAATTGATTATTCTACAGAGGGTATATgttatttaaaaagaaaagatggttttctttttgatgaaaaaaaaaaaagatttgTTAAAATCgataaacataaaaaagAACTCTTCCATTTAAGtttttatgataaaataCAAGTACATATGCAGGTCGATAATTATGATATCAAATGTCaaaatcattttatttttattaagaaaatataaatacatatagaattaataaaatgtgtataatttatatatatatatatatatttatatatatacaattttgtttctgatattataaaaaataaagatttaaaaaaaaaaaataatgcTACCAATTAAgttttttgttttattaaatttttattgtgtatatatttttttatttattttcttaatttttttaatatttttcgtttacaaaaaaaaattaatatttatatatacatttatttatttaatatgtatacaaaaaatagaatattaaaaaaaaggccaatttgaaaaattaaaacttataattaaaaagagttttatttatatattttaaaaaatatattgtaacaaaaaaaaaaatcatacatatatatatatatgtataaatgtttatatattgtaatCTTAAAGgttgtaaaaaaaatgtctatataaaaaatatttctcatataaaaaaaaaacaaaatgttaaaataaaagaataaagGAAAAAAGGAATCGAATTAAAAactatattatttatgtatttaaCATAATGtgaaaaatgaaaaaaaattatagCTTCATTAGTTGAAATCACatataatcatttatattttcttgtgtataatatatatatatatatatataaattctAAGAAACTTTATAaaaacgaaaaaaaaaaccataaatgaaaaaaaaataatacttaatttaacaatatattatatatatatattaatttatatattaattattggattttaaaattaaatgcAATATGGATAGAGgtttattaaaaaaatatataaataatatttatataaatattatataacatttataaatataaattccATATCAATaaggaaataataatataaaacGTTTTGATTATATCGAAAGgagaaaatatatttttataataataaaaaaaaagtatatatagAATTAGACTATGGAaaggaaaagaaaatataatgtataaaaataaaggcgtcaaaatatatatatatatataaataatatataaacatttttatacaaataaacgaaattttctttttgaaATAGAAATCATTAAAACTTGagaaatacaaaaaaaaaaaaaaaaaatttaattaaaatgaaaaaaaaaaatataaaataaaataaaaataaagaacCAAACCCATAAAGTAGAATTCATATTAATCATTTAACttttgaaataaaataatatacacatataaaattataaacataaattGTAAGTGTcaaagaatataaatatatatatatatatattatatatatataatacaacagaataaaataagacCATTGAGCAAATGTGTAATTCATTTTAACATGTTTTCAATAGAATATACTATGTAGgtaaaaaaagtaatattatataataaaataaatctatattacataaaaaaaaaaaaaaaaaaaaaaaaaaaaaaaaaaaaaaaaaaaaaaaaaaaaaataaaataaaagaaaagaaaagaaaaaataaataaataagtagaataggaaaaaaaagaaaaattaaatataaacgTAAAGAGcgaaaaaaataaaataaacatataaatagaTATTTCTATATTCATACTTCAATATTTCaataatacattatatatatatatatataaccaAATTAGGTTctttcaaaaatataataaactCGTTTTCATGGGAATATAAACTTACCGCATCTTCAATATCACTTGCTTTAATCTAGGACTAAGGaataaacaaaatttatataaaataaatttatattatataaggatattataatatgttttttttttgtttttatgtatatgaCAAAGGGacaattttattattccatatttttctacattttaatatttataattaattacttttatattttttataaatacGATACATTCATAAATCCACACATAATGTCctaaatatatgtatttgGTTAAATCTTAAAAATTTggatatttttatttaatatttatttttttttgattttttttttttttttttttttttttttttttttttttttttttttttttttttttttgtaggcaaatatatgaatatttaaattgaaaaatgtatattaaaaattaaatatatatttaaatttaattatatattagtatattcatatatatatatatatatatatatatatatatatatatgttactgtattatattgattaatttttttttttttcttaataaGGGCCACATCTATAAGAATTACTATTTGaatagaaaaaattttgtGCTTGTGGATTTTGATGATATGCAAGATTGGGTTGCATAGAAGCTGGTTGTGCTGGTATAGCTTTTTGCACTCTTGGAATTTGTTGAAAAGAATTGACACCGTTTTGattaacatattttttcatttcatCTTCCTCACCTTTTTTTACTGTtacttttaattttttatttaaagCCATAAATCCGTTCATTTGAGAAATAGCAGCTGCTGCACTTTCTAAACTATCATATGATACAAATGCAAAACCTCTATTCCTACCtgtatttttttctgtGGCTATCCTTGCTGAGAGTAATTCACCAAATGGTGAAAAGGCTTGAATTAAATCGGTTTGTTGCCATTCGTTGGGAACAtggaaaataaataaattagCACCAGGCGGGcctaaaaatatatgatatttaaaagaaaaatatatggGCGTAATTATACAATTTTAGGTCTATTGCTTAGATAATAAGCAAAAggaataaataaatataattatatatatgtatatataaatatatacaaatacattttcatattatatagaaagtgtacatataaatatatatatatatatatatatatatatatgtatgtacATATGTtagtttatatatatatttttaccTGACGATTCAGATAAATTGTGCATATTTGCCGAATTGTTCATAAATAACGTTTCGAATTCTTTTGGCATTTCCCACTGTGTTGTGTTTGTTTGTTCGTTATAATAATACGGTCTACCTTCTCCTGAATAATATTCTTTCCAAGGTCCAACTTGACGTggataattattatttacagAAAAGTTGTTACCAAAATTAATATTGTTTGGAGAACTTATACTTGGTTGTGGTGCCATGGCATGTGGTGGATTTTGCATGGGTTGTAATGTTAATGGTATTTGTGGTTGTTTAGAAGATTTGGGTTCTGCAAATCTCACTTCGATTGGTCTGGTACATCCTTCTAAAgttttttttccatttaATGATTTGATAGCATATAATGCTTGTTCTTTATATGAGAATTTAACAAATGAACATCCTTTACCTAGACCAGTTGAATTATCtttcataataaaaactTCTTCAACTGTACCATATGGTGCGAAcatttctttaatattatcttctgtaatattttttggAAGAGAACcaataaataattttgcTTGATCAACACCTGATTCTATATTTTGTGGAAATCCTAATTTGTTAAGTTCTCCTGATGCATATTTTACTTGTAATGATCCTAATTGTGCATCTAAGGTTTTTtgattatttaataatCTTATAGCATTATCAGCTTCTGAAATAGAAGCCATTTTTACAAATGCACTAGATTTATGTACGTTAGTTATTTTATCTCTTATAATTACTACTTCATTAACTATACCATATTCTTCAAATATAGGACGTAACTGATCTtcttcaatattttttggtACTCTTCctataaataattttatagGTACAGGAGGTGCTGGATTACATGGGAAATCATGATTACCATAATCTATTGtattttcatctttatCTGATGAACTTTTcgtattattattattttcttgtTTCCCCTTTGAACTTTTTACATTTTCATCTCCTTCAATATCTTCTTTACTGTAATCATTTACTTCTGATgcattttcatttttatccTGATTATAATTTGCAGTATTGGCATCAGAAGAATTATCGTTAATATCTATATTCTCATGATCATCcatattttaata is a window encoding:
- a CDS encoding putative riboflavin kinase / FAD synthase family protein codes for the protein MVNDKYHKIALIDADYYIINYSSTITTYIQHICNNLLNNNRNEVNLKDKTNEKHKINDKSDDFLYRQKQILCMFMFKTFLNNLDKNLNMFDYLIIVINKYFQLVQNYKLTNTYENIKIEDNIEIFENKKDTNIDVSKLGVGRECHKEISLSDDPNKKIEINNNINNKSITTKTTTTTTTTTTTTTTTTTTTTTTTTTSNNNNNNNDNQVKLDSINISNLNNLTKNKIITTQNHHYNHLIHNLIENNNYINIDNIINSQLCFVNIKSNEYEKYSKNKSSTCVEINNIYEEKKCNNTNYNETEKYNDQYEDNSLIMSDEYNFIDSTNKDIKNLFPDMINNKKLLINYNKINIKLKRFDDTINIYDLINGYKVYENVGSLYEIKNLFRILILSKLHIGVYNLLHFLKKKNIFMLFYSSNKNLTNLLFKYNKIYKYYQNDYNVIDSLDELKKYEEDCHKFLIFSNRPCFICHAKRHGIFSTAIGNSKNDDSDKNEKNKNSNNIENKKNYYNRKSSNCDDIDWTNEIYEQKKSDESIIENFSNEYNNVVYPYIKNCNLTLDILSWRMIYIFKKYLYIYGKVVKGFGRGSKYLNLPTANIFHPNFISADIMPGIYFGICKLRDKIFKTVISIGYNPYFKNKHMTIEAFLYYKTDDLFYDENIHLIIIGIIRSESNFAYFSHLIQAIQFDCELARIVLSKLKNNETFQQCKCFLNNIK
- a CDS encoding putative high mobility group protein B4; the encoded protein is MDRKKPKAPPSSYLIFCNYERENAKNTLLQKCDKETIRITDIQKELSNKWKNLPEDERKKYEEQAQILKLKYNEELLEWKNHSNENISGDLVINHTAKFPVMKIQKIMQLNRNVKKVNNEAINIFQKAVMMFLIELVNKTIEFKDEKNTARNITSFDILSCIQREGIKYKFLEDCIYLLKEERGQTFFDEEDIQEETLFDLCEEDKKEYNYDVEEKKISKLKKKVQGSNKIKDKAGINKNIYADITTFFKKI
- a CDS encoding exosome complex exonuclease RRP44, coding for MTFLKLTNRKGERHVQKYFYKLNANNRINRIVREVYLRNDISCGIEKCNICENNKKKLLDGERNILILDLNTLIKYMDFLYDCDIDNILIPLSIYDYIKSFNKILYKKLRNLCYDIDEESIIEGSSFSSSSFNHNKRFCVFVNTFCKFTYVEDNKDNKGFNKELQEIIKIVIWLKHHNNNLNIKVISNNKLLQEDCYNNDIPCSTLFEYVNELMKGNTNKKKKEGKKFNMDTLKMYFEEDILNEHNDNKVDDVESINEQETYYTLNNLSLDNNHNNDKRPLYEPHLNKSDMIQKLRDNKIIKGVFSVICVNKLALVKFSDLDEIVIRGTKYMNRAIHNDVVAVEIIDEPNDDLYEEDYLEEQISPEEEDDEEQEIDVKAQVDVHIDVDAEGVGEKDTIKINNIIKDKRLNGYIKNEDIKEKEHINNIYNKQNNRFEKDIINSYENKMNVTYNNQMSEKKKLYGKVVGIISRCRKEYGGIIKEYSNNLNNIKKKLMFFKAFNNKIPYIMIKAQLEEELRNKRVIVTIDNWDIYSRNPLGRCISVLGNCDDIETETKLIYNEYNISTREFSENVYKCLPPNNWVIPEEEYAKRNDFRNVLTFSIDPPGCQDIDDALSVEFLKEEGNIEDGYNNIYRIGVHIADVSYFVKQNSPIDLEASKRCTTVYLINQRVDMLPKLLTTNLCSLVEGEERLTYSCIFCFNKNFDIIDISVKKCIIKSNKSFSYEEAQNVIDDKNDESDTAKSLRLLNKIAKHLKEKWLNDGALELRGNTEVLFEFEANDFSKAKNLKPYVCYETNKLIEAFMLLANRSVARIIFQNFKAASVLRRHPPPKHEYLKELNDYLKTIKVYDFKYNTSKELSHSINNINLKNDNILSNILKVMVTKCMNEAVFISGYNVHNNDMLKHYGLAADIYTFFTSPIRRYADIMVHRILNHIYEIEQLDTKYLDIIYLNKQVALLNEKYRNARFASRASVDFFSYLYIKKIGNQITNAVITNLKKNGIQIFLIDYSTEGICYLKRKDGFLFDEKKKRFVKIDKHKKELFHLSFYDKIQVHMQVDNYDIKCQNHFIFIKKI
- a CDS encoding putative rRNA associated RNA binding protein, with protein sequence MDDHENIDINDNSSDANTANYNQDKNENASEVNDYSKEDIEGDENVKSSKGKQENNNNTKSSSDKDENTIDYGNHDFPCNPAPPVPIKLFIGRVPKNIEEDQLRPIFEEYGIVNEVVIIRDKITNVHKSSAFVKMASISEADNAIRLLNNQKTLDAQLGSLQVKYASGELNKLGFPQNIESGVDQAKLFIGSLPKNITEDNIKEMFAPYGTVEEVFIMKDNSTGLGKGCSFVKFSYKEQALYAIKSLNGKKTLEGCTRPIEVRFAEPKSSKQPQIPLTLQPMQNPPHAMAPQPSISSPNNINFGNNFSVNNNYPRQVGPWKEYYSGEGRPYYYNEQTNTTQWEMPKEFETLFMNNSANMHNLSESSGPPGANLFIFHVPNEWQQTDLIQAFSPFGELLSARIATEKNTGRNRGFAFVSYDSLESAAAAISQMNGFMALNKKLKVTVKKGEEDEMKKYVNQNGVNSFQQIPRVQKAIPAQPASMQPNLAYHQNPQAQNFFYSNSNSYRCGPY